ttccattctgctcaattcactacatcacagggccaatggaagttgtagtccaacgacatttcgaaggccacaggttccccccccctccccatcccttttcaaACAACACAGAGAAACCTTCCCCTGCTTATTCACATGTAAAGGACAGACCACTGCCTTCTCCAACCACATATTATATGTAAACATGGCGAGACCAGTGGACCTGCTTTTCCACAGGCCTGTTTTGTTGGCTTCGGCCCTTGGAGAAACACAGGCAGGTTTTCAGGTGTGGTTTTATTTTCAGCTTGTGCTGCAAAGTTGGTGGGAGACATCCGGTGCCGTGCAAAATGGTTCGCTGTTGGCACTGTTTTCCTGGATCTCTTTCTCACCTTCATTTCTCATCATGACCTGGAGAGGCAAGAGGCCGTCCTGATGTGTCTGTGGAGGATTATTTGTACGCAGCCTTTGAAAGACCCCCTCTCTTCTCCAGTTTGACGAAAGACGAGGAACCAACTGAATGCAGACGCCGCTGATATAAAAACGACACCCTCTCCCCTTGCGCGAGTCTCCTGAGTGTGATTTTCGGTGGCCATTTTGGCTTTCTGTTTGTTAGCCACCTTGTATGTTTCTTATTCCACTTAATGTACCTGCCTGCCTACTACTTTAGAGCTAAGAAAAACAGACCATGCGATCCAAGGGCAATGTTCCCCCGGCCGACCCTGTGCCTGAGAACGGCTGGTTTATCGCACGACAAGATGCCGATACTTCCCCCAGTTCTTGTGAACAAATTCCCAAACTTCTTGACGGTAAACTGCCAGGATGATCAGGGCAATGAACAGGGCTATCACCATGAAGCTTTTCAGCATGAAATAATTCTTCTTGTGGGGCCTGGTTTTCAAAAAATGATCCACGCAGTCTGCAAACAAGTACTTTTTTGGGGCGTAGCCGAGCTGTTGCCGGGCTTTATCTATTTTGAACGTGTTCGTGTAAGCAATGTTGTACACCTGCAAAGCGAAAGCAAAGGAGTtgggtttcttttaaaaactgttttgaaaCAACATGAGAGCAAACGACAATGGAGGGTACCTGGTCTGGGGTGGGCTTCCCAGattcagtgccctccagatgccgcTGCAccacaattcccttcatcccatCATCGTTTCCATCGCacatttaaaatgatgtttttccTAAGAACCTAAGAAGGCACCGGCTGTATCAGGTCAAAGGCCGACCTAGTcttggcatcctgttctcaccgtgggcaaccagatacctatgggaagcccagaagcaggagctgagaacaacagccctctccccacttgcgaCTCCCAGCAGGTGATATTAAGAGGCATCCAATGAAGGCAGGacatagccatagctgtcaagcgtcccttatttggcgggacagtcccttattccagcgccatgtcccgctgctgtcccttattgacgatgtctcttaaataagctactgaaggtaatggggccctttctatgtccagcttgctttgtcaacaacaaattgttgctgtttttttgcgttgaatatatgctatatgataatttatggacctaataggtatctaaaaccatttgcatgcaacaaaataggtattttatcaaagtaattgtcgatcccttattttggctgctgatcccttattttcaaatctgtaagttgacagctatggacataGCTTTTGTGATATGTAGCCAGTGATAGCTTTCTCATCCACGACTCTGCTAAACCCTCTTTTTGAAAAGCACAATAGTTTATTTTAGAATTTCTGCCAAcacgaacaacaacaaaaatgtatatGGCAGCATGCCAATTCATAATACCATTAAGAACATCAGACGTATGTCATGCAAGCCAAGAGTAACAACAGAGTAAAGACGAAGGAAAAATTAGAAGGGGAAAGaagtgtggcgtaatggttagaatGTTGGGACGTGACCTGGGAGATTTCTCCACCTGTAAAATGGGCTCTTTGTGCGGgaaaaagccagccagccagattgCAAAGCTCCCTCTGCACTACAAGGGCTTTTGGTATGTTTTTAAGTTTGTTTTCTTGtgcttttctattttgtaatccGCCCTGGTAATTTGCTTGAAGGGTAGAGTATAAGTTACTACAACAaatggctcagtcagtagagcatgagactcttaatctcagtattgtaggtttgagccccgcgttgggcaaaagattcctgcgttgcagggggttggactagatgaccctgatggtcccttccaactctacactccTGATTCTATGAAACAAAACCAGCACGTAATAACGTAGGCATGCGTTACCTCATTTCTGGTGACCAAAGGTGTGATTTCAACAATGGGCATTAACATGTTGTGGAAGTGTTCCATTGCCACAGctgtacaaagaaaaaaaaagcacttgaTAAATACAATGGTCGCTTGAAATAGCAGTGCATGCACAAAGCTGTGAGTCAAATGCTTgggtctgtctagctcaggaCAGGCAGGTAGCAATGCTCCATTCAGACAGACATATTTCCAATACCTGCCtgcagataccagggattgaacccagggacCTTCCACACGCAAATCACACACTCTGCCGCTGAGCCCTGACTGCATTTCTCGAGTCAAACTTTAGCAACTTATTTGTTTATATTGCTAAAAAGAGCTGCAATTAAACTGTTCTTTGGCATCGGGGTTGTTATTTGTCTCCTTAATAAGATTCCCTGTGCCTGCAGCTCCAAAAAGGTTGGGTTAAATTATACATTAAATTAAAATATGTAATGTAACATTTGGGTTTCAGACAGTTGTTACCATGGGCAGCCACAATCTGGGCTGAGGCCGGGTTGTGAAAGGTTGATCCTTCTCTTCACTTGCTGTTGTCCTGATCAAAATTCCTCCCCTCCTCAACACCTGCATAGGAGTGAAGTTCCCCACAGAAACTTTCCCCCATCCTTCCCACAAGACAATGCAGTTGTggccaggggtgtgtgtgcacgGAGAACATTAACCTCTGCCCCCTCAGGTCTCAGTTGAGATGGGCGCCGATATAGTGCAATGGGCTTAtctgcacataatgctaaacaaTGGCTGTAGAGCTTCAGAAACTCAGATCTTTTGTGATTGGGAGAAGGATTTCTGCAGAGTTTAGCTTCTGCTTCCAAACATCTCAGTTTAAGCATTATGGTTTACCACAATGGCCGGTTCAACAAGCCAGCTtttcaagccatggtttgttgcaaGATAAAATTCCTAGTTCACTCCGAGTGCAAACCCAAGGTTTTGTCTGAACTActgtaaaaacaagcaaaccccaAACAACTGTTGAGCAAACAACTGGAAATATTTTACCTGAAAAATAAGCAAAAAGAACAGGAATACGTATCCATGGCTTGCTGCAACCCAATCCTTTAAACTGAAAGAAACATTGAAATACTGAAACCAGACAGCTTTGAATGCAGCTGTTCATTTATCGATCTATCCATTCCATAACATTTCTGTACTGTTTGATTGTAGgaaaacttcaaagcagttttcgagaaagataaaacaataaaacactcaCAGATCacaaccataatttaaaatacagagGTTAAAATTAAGTCCAAAATTAAgaccaaaacaaattaaaactcctGTTACTGAATTTCTTACAAAAAAAAACTTCTGTGTCTGGAAATTTTCACTGGTAAAATACTCAGCAAAGGTTTGCATTATACATAGTCATCTATGGTTTGTAAGGAGGTCCTCCCCTATACTCACCTGATTTCCCCCCCCAACACTATGCAGCTGCCTTTATTAATTATTGCATCACATCAGGCCATATGAGACTTGAGGCACATTAAAAAAGAAACGGAGAAACTGAAGCCCAACAGATGATACTGGACTCGAACTCCCATCCGTCACAACCACCACAGCCAATAGGCTTAAGAGGTTTTGAGCACAATTGTGTCTATAACAAACAGCTCTTGCACTCACCAGTGGGGTTAACCACTCAATAAGGTTGACCTTCTCGCCATCGTTGATGAAATATGCCTGGCCAGCCTACAAAGAACACAGGGGAAAGAGATCAGAACAGacatggggaacttgtggccataCAGACATTGTTGGACATTAAACtctccagcatggccagtgatcatgcAAGGCACACATTGGCAATGAACTTTACATGTACGGTTTCCCTGCAGCCTTAGGAAGGAAAACAACCTACCTGGACACCTTTTGTGCTCAACCGAGAACTGTATGATTTCCTGGAAGCTCCGAAGGTTTAGGTGCATTAAATTTATTGCCcaccaaaacaaaacagtaacaaaAACCCTGATGGTTTGATATATAGCCAAAGTATAAATACAACAATAAACTCAGGCAAAACGTATCAAAAACAGATTTAACAGTGCAACGTCATGTCACTGGTGCTATCCAAATGCCTGTGCTTTGCCTGGCGCCAAAATGAGGACAAGGGTGGATTCAGGTGGGCCTCCCTTGGGACAGCATTCCATAAATGGCAGGATGCTATAGAAAGGTCCTGCTCTCTTAGCCGCATGCTTCAGACCTTCCTTGGAGGTGGGCTACAGAGAAGAATCTCAGATTATGACCTCAGGGTCAGGGAAAGTTCATGGGGGAAATTAGTTATAGCAGTGAGCCATATAGTAAACTTAATATATATATTGGAACATCTGTTTTCTAGGGAGTTGGACACTTCCCAAGATACTATAGCCAAATTTTGCATGACAGCAAGGAACAGGTTTTtatctagggaagcttttaatgtttgacagactattgtatttttatattttgttggaagccacccagagtggctgggaaaatccagatagatgggtggggtataaataataaattatcatcatcatcatcatcatcatcatcatcatcatcatcatcatcatctatgtttggatacaccTGGAAGTCATTTTGAATCAACATGGTGGACTTGAATCTTTTGGTGCTTCACTGAtattaaccactgatttcaaaaccaCACTGGTGTTTTTGTGGGTTTCTTAGCGTTACATAGCAACTTCTGCCGAAAAGCTGCTTAGTAAATCAATTATCCCAAAAATGCCACAGCCCTCCAGGTGCCTCACGCCAAGGAAACGCTCTGCACATCCCCAGAACGTTCGGCACCTGAAAAACTGGAGCACATGTAACGATATACTCACAGCTATATAGTTCTTCTCAGGTGTGAGAGCGTCCATGGCGAGGATGTGAGCTTGCACGAGATTCTTGACATGAACCCAGTTCATCCGGGTCTCTGGTCCCCCAAATGTGAAGACAAACATCCCTCTTTGAATATTCAACTGTTGGAAGGTATGATTGAAACATAACGTTGCCAGTTACAACGAGGGGCAAACGAGATGTGATGCAGAATTGTCACTGGCTCTCCTGAGCTGAAGAACAGGAGATTTTTAAAGCAAGCCCtattcaggtacagtggtacctcaggttaagtaccgtacttaattcattccggaggtcagtacttaacctgaaactgttctcaacctgaagaaccactttagctaatggggcctcctgctgccgccggagcacaatttctgttctcatcctgaagcaaagttcttaacctgaagcactatttctgggctagcggagtctgtaacctgaagcgtatgtaacctgaagcatatgtaacctgaggtaccactgtattccaagcaGAGTAAACCCAGGGCATGTCTTTGCTTTTCTCAATGTGCCAACCCTTCTTGTGTTTGAGGAGCACTATtcattgcccccaccccacccttggtCTTCTCGCCTCCAGGCCAAACATATCCAGCTGTTTCAACTTTTCCTTGCGTGGCTTGTTTTCTCTGCTACCTAACTGTAACTGGTCTCATCCcatggtggtattattattattattattattattattattattattattaattgaatttatatacagccctatacccgggggcgtctcagggtggttcacagaataaaatcaagatagaaaaccacaaaatacctaataaaaataaaaacaacaacccaatagcccctccccgccaaaccccacattttaaaggggcataggatgtaaatctaatcaaccaaaggcctggttaaaaaggaacatttttgcctggcgcctaaaggtgtacaatgaaggcgccaggcaaacttccctggggagagcattgcacagatggggagccactgcagagaaggtcccgttctcgtgttgccaccccccggacctctcgaggaggaggcacacgaaggagggcctcagaagatgacctcAGGGTCCGTGTAGGTTCATTTGGTAGTGTTTCCCCCCACATTCACAGAAGAGTGTTCTGAGCAAGTCACAATACGTACGGCCATCCGGGGAAAATGCCTTTGTTCTTCTGGCCCATAGATGCCGGGCGGTCGAAGAGCACAGGTGTGCAGCTTGCCACCTCCTAGGAAACAGGACAAGAAGCCGTTGGCTGATTCCAAACACGTCAATTGAAGAAACTGATGCTAGACCACATGGGACAAGAGAGGCCAGAGGTTTCAGcatctcccgactcctcctcctccctgcttctaGGCTCCTCTGATGGATAGCTTTGGAGTCTTAAAGGGGCAACCTTCTATCCTGAAGGTGAGCATCCCTCTCTGTGCTGCTGGACCAGTGAGGTGCAATGGGAGGCACTGGCTTCTTCAGGTTCAAGGGCAGGTGTCCACGGAGGTCCTGGCTCTGAGCCTACAGGCCTTGGTGGCATGGGAGTGTCCTCTGCGGACTCCTGCCTGCCAACCCCAGGCTCTGCGGTCTCTCAGTCTCCAAGAGCAGGGCCAGAGATGCGAACCTGGAATAACTTCATAGCTGGAGCCTCTTGAGTCTGAACCTTAATCGCTGCTCGACTCTGGGGATACAATAAAATCATTTCCCTCCCAAGGTTGCCACAGGCTAAGATCACAGAAAAGTACCTGGTAAAGACACTCCGTTTGCTCCTAGAACCATCTGTTCTGCAATTGATTTGGTTCTGGAATACTCGTTCATTTGCTAAAAAGAAATCAAATGAATTAGTTGGGATTATTTAGCAAATACCAAAGCACGTAAGCCAACAGATCTACTTGAACAAGTAATACGTTTTTCTCCCACTCAGTCAGTCACCATCTACATCCCCGGTGCCAAAGAACAGCCCGTATAATGAGATTTTAATCACAGCTCCAAGTCTTACCACGGGGTTATGGGTAAATCCCCAGCAGAGGGTCTTCCACAATTGCAGGAGGACCACATAGAACACCTCTATGTGCCAACTTAGAAGATGGATGGAAGGGGTTTATTTCTGCCTGAATCTGGGGAACACTTTCTCCCTTAGGATTTAACCAAGACTgtaataacatttatttattaaaaagagtGAAAATAATGTGGGGAGGCAGTCAGTCTGCCCTACAGGAGTATGGGACACCAGTAGGGAAAGTGATGTCATGTGAAAAGAATTCCACGTGTCTTACTCCTAACAGACCTGTGAGAAGATGCAATTCAATTTCCCCAAAGCATGGGGTGTAACCCTACATGGACCATACGGAGAAAAATATAGGGCTGTTCTTAATCCCAGCGTGCCCAAGGGTCTCTAGTGGTAACCTAAGTCTAGAGATGAAGTAGCAGGAGCAAGAGCTGGTGGCAGTGTTGTAGCACAGGGGTGGTTGCAAAATTGCTTCCCTGGACACTTTCAACACCCAGCGCTGCCTCAGTCCAGCTGCACGCTCCTATcactgggctccgttgaaaatggcttctctatGCAAACTGGGAAgcaacctctccagacaatggaagaACTCTTTTTCCTTATCTCAGCGGCTGCAATCTCTTGGGTGATTGTGGACGCTTTTAAGCAGCTGGATGCGCAagcatccatttccctcccatcCAACCAACCCCTCCACGTgtccctgggcactggcaacccatcaTACACCACTGGCtggtggggaagagaggaggaggaggaggaggaggaggaaaaagaggcaGGTGCCCACTAAGACTGGTAGGACAGAAGGCAAGGAGACTAGCAGTAGCCAAACCCAACGACAGACAGGCAGGGGCACACCATGACTGGTTCTAagaccttctggatcaggccaatggcccatctagtccagcatcctgttctcacggtggccaaccagatgcttggggaaaacctacaagcaggacccaagcacaagagccctctcccctcctctggtttccagcaaatggtattcagaagcgctgctgcctctgaccgtggaggcagagcagagctgtTATGGCTAGTAGTCCTTGATAGGCTGGTACTCTGGGAATTTGTctatgtgctgggcccgggggtaacccatgaaacgtggtccaggtccagtccagaatccgaaggttccgctGGGAgacagtctgacagggccaaggcaggacacgaggcagaaaaccaggcaaggacaggtacaggatctccgGCAGCATCTAGCATACAGCAGTGTTGCTCCCGctacctggggcggggtccgacagccttttatctttgttggggtcgCGGCCGGTCCTGGTCCCCcagcaactcacctccctgttttgcccgaaggcgagcactccttctGCGAGTActtgtctctccttctctcagacctcagtctctgcagctcaggagatgttggtgggttactagacccaggggccacctcagcctcccctgacccaactggtagtggagcagctgtaactgatggcccagctgaaggcaacgaggtaatccctgcatctggagccaggacaggctcaggcccctgactcggcccagctggtgtttgttgcaggggaacctgtgcagactgggactcatcaggatcaggccccagacttgattcagatgatgcctgaggcaaggatccggtgcagactgcgTCTCCTCTGGtcccgagcccgagtcccaggccatcacagtctaatcctcttttaaagccacccaaattaGTGGCCATCACAGCCCCTAAAGTACCATAGTTTATCTATGAGCTTCTAAGCAAGAaggcagggaggtggggggggggcagaccgaGGGCTAATAGACCAGGCTCCGCCAGTTCTTCGGATCCACCCCTACACTTTGGATCCAAAGCAACAGGCTGGGAAAAAAACAACACGTAATTTCCCTTGTGTTGTGGGGAggtcatttaaaacaacaactcgGCCCTCCTCTCTCTTGTCCCCCACACCATCGGGTGCAGCCAAATGCTAAAACGGGGAGCAGCCCCAATACCtctgctaaaggaaaataaggcacACTCTGCTCGTCGACGTCAATAAGGGTTTGCCCGCCAAACACCACATTGATGCTGCTTGTGTAGACCAGCCTGGGGACGCTTCGTCGCTTGCAGACTGCAGAGACATAGGAAACACAAAGCACTTCGTTGAGGGAAGGAGGCAAATGGAAATCAGCTTTCCTGAGGGAAAGGGCTGGTATCTCAGGATGGCTGCAAGCAACAGCAGCCAACAAATGATTCTGCCCCAGCTCACATTACAGCATCCTCCAGCcctagctaaaggtaaagggacccctgaccattaggtccagtcgtggccgactctggggttgcggcgctcatctcgctttactggccgagggagccggcgtacagcttccgggtcatgtggccagcatgactaagccacttctgacgaaccagagcaacgcacggaaacaccgtttaccttcccgccagagtggtacctatttatctacttgcactttgaggtgatttcgaactgctaggtgggcaggagcagggaccgagcaacgggagctcaccccgtcgcggggattcgaaccgccgaccttctgatcggcaagtcctaggctctgtggtttaacccacagcgccacctgcgtccctaggagCCTTCAAAAGGGAGCTCTTTCTAGAGAAAGAACCGTGGTGGTGGGAAGACTCTGAGTTTGCTATCAGGGGGTGATTAGTTTCGCTTCCccctccagccctaggagcctGCAGAAGGGAATTGCTTAATGAATACTTTAGCCTGAACTATTAGTAAGCTGTATACTTACTTCTTAAATGTTTATCCTTGCTAAATTAATTATTAATTGTTGATTCTTGGGGGTTTATTGCATTATGTTGCAGTGATGTTATTTGTCTTATTGTGTtctttgtccagggcagctgtctaccagctccatttggtatgcaggctgagaccctacctgcccacacactGTCTTGCCACAGTAGTACATGCTCTAGTTAGCTCcaacttggactactgcaatgtgctctacgtggggctacctttgaaggtgactcagaaaccacaactaagacaaaatgcagctgccagattgatgactgggagcagccgtcGGGACcctataacaccagtcctgaaggaTCTACATTAGTTCCCAGTACTTTTCcgagcacaatccaaagtgtcagtgctgacctttaaaaccttagactgctttggccctgtatacctgaaggagtgtctgcacccccatcgttcaacctggacactgaggtccagctccgagggccttctggcagttccctcatagtgagaagtgaggttacagggaagcaggcagagggccttctgggtagtggcgcccaccctatgaaacgccctcccatcagatgtcaaggaaataaacaactatctgacttttagaagacatctgaagacatctgaaggtagggaagttttgaatgtcttaGGTCTTACTATGTTTTAAtgtgatggaagctgcccagagtggctggggcaacccagtcagatggacagcatataaataataaattactactattattattctttacCGTTGTATTTAGACTGGCTTTTGTGCGAACTGCTTTTGAGCACAGATTTATTTGTGGCAGATGTGGTATGTAAACAAGCCGACCATCCTCAGCCCGGGCTCATCCAAAACAAAGCACTGAGGCTGTACGCACCTTCAATGACGACACTGGTTCCTCCGACATTGACAGACCGAATATGTCTCTTGTGCATCTAGGAAAAGCAGGAAGAGGTTTAATGTCGCACCAGCTGCTGCAATCAAAGCAAAATGAATTGCTTTAGCTTGTTTTGGTCTCTGAAGGATTGGCCTGGCTTG
The nucleotide sequence above comes from Podarcis raffonei isolate rPodRaf1 chromosome 14, rPodRaf1.pri, whole genome shotgun sequence. Encoded proteins:
- the SDR42E2 gene encoding putative short-chain dehydrogenase/reductase family 42E member 2; this encodes MEKSQQKDRKNRKSSKQDAQPAEQKLDTGNRGLKKVSNKTVITGGAGYFGFSLGRALAKSGTSVILYDINQPLWEIPKGVVLVQADVRHYDPLYAACEGADCVIHAAAYGMTGLEQMHKRHIRSVNVGGTSVVIEVCKRRSVPRLVYTSSINVVFGGQTLIDVDEQSVPYFPLAEQMNEYSRTKSIAEQMVLGANGVSLPGGGKLHTCALRPPGIYGPEEQRHFPRMALNIQRGMFVFTFGGPETRMNWVHVKNLVQAHILAMDALTPEKNYIAAGQAYFINDGEKVNLIEWLTPLFKGLGCSKPWIRIPVLFAYFSAVAMEHFHNMLMPIVEITPLVTRNEVYNIAYTNTFKIDKARQQLGYAPKKYLFADCVDHFLKTRPHKKNYFMLKSFMVIALFIALIILAVYRQEVWEFVHKNWGKYRHLVVR